Proteins found in one Mycoplasmopsis citelli genomic segment:
- the rpmE gene encoding 50S ribosomal protein L31 — MKKDIHPQYHFVEVTCSTCQKSFKFGSVKKQFSVDVCSGCHPVYTGNRSQAKATGRIDKFNKRLEKKAK, encoded by the coding sequence ATGAAAAAAGATATTCATCCACAATACCACTTTGTTGAAGTTACTTGTTCAACTTGCCAAAAATCTTTCAAATTCGGTTCAGTTAAAAAACAATTTAGCGTTGATGTTTGTTCAGGGTGCCACCCTGTTTACACTGGAAATCGTTCACAAGCTAAAGCTACTGGTAGAATTGATAAATTCAATAAACGTCTTGAAAAAAAGGCTAAATAA
- the rpsD gene encoding 30S ribosomal protein S4 produces the protein MSRYTGPVFKISRRLGFSILETGKEFAKGKKRTYAPGQHGNKRTKLSDYGLHLYEKQKVKHTFGISEKQLRKAYQKAMKLKGVTGTNLLQLLESRLDNVVYRAGFASTRRQARQLVNHGHFTLNGKKADIPSMVILPGDVIQLKDKLTKNEQVLAALEAKAPAAWLTRKEFSVTLDRLPERTEMHSEIKDALIVEFYSK, from the coding sequence ATGTCAAGATATACAGGACCTGTGTTTAAAATTTCTCGTCGTTTAGGATTTTCAATTCTAGAAACTGGAAAAGAGTTTGCTAAAGGTAAAAAAAGAACTTACGCCCCAGGTCAACACGGGAACAAAAGAACTAAGCTTTCAGATTATGGATTACACCTTTACGAAAAACAAAAAGTAAAACACACCTTTGGAATTAGTGAAAAACAACTTCGTAAAGCATACCAAAAAGCTATGAAATTAAAAGGAGTTACTGGGACTAACTTACTTCAACTCCTTGAATCAAGATTAGATAATGTTGTTTATCGTGCTGGATTTGCTTCAACTAGAAGACAAGCACGCCAATTAGTTAACCATGGACACTTTACTTTAAATGGTAAAAAAGCTGATATTCCTTCAATGGTAATTCTTCCAGGTGATGTAATTCAATTAAAAGATAAATTAACTAAAAACGAACAAGTTCTTGCCGCTCTTGAAGCTAAGGCTCCAGCAGCATGATTAACTCGTAAAGAATTTAGCGTAACATTAGACCGTTTACCAGAAAGAACCGAAATGCACTCAGAAATTAAAGATGCTTTAATTGTTGAGTTCTATTCAAAATAA
- a CDS encoding transcription antitermination factor NusB: MGKIKSRRRTRIEIIQVLYKFELFNEPINLVEVFDNYDFLDQIQIKKIESISKNYNFLKTSLVSLVNQSWSWDRISPLTRAIIINGASECFYLQPRIVFNEAVEIAKLFFEPTEIKDENGEIINKHDSKQYKFVNAILQNFYKLLVNMEAKSSHENA; the protein is encoded by the coding sequence ATGGGAAAAATTAAATCAAGAAGAAGAACTCGTATTGAAATTATTCAAGTTTTATATAAATTTGAGCTTTTTAATGAGCCGATTAATTTAGTAGAAGTGTTTGATAATTATGATTTTTTAGATCAAATTCAAATTAAAAAAATTGAATCTATTTCCAAAAATTATAATTTTCTCAAAACCAGTTTAGTTAGTTTAGTCAACCAAAGTTGATCATGAGACAGAATTTCGCCACTAACTCGAGCAATTATTATCAATGGAGCTAGTGAGTGTTTTTACTTACAACCTCGAATTGTTTTTAATGAAGCAGTTGAAATCGCTAAATTGTTTTTTGAACCTACTGAAATTAAAGATGAAAATGGCGAAATTATCAACAAACACGATAGTAAGCAATATAAATTTGTTAATGCTATTTTACAAAACTTTTACAAGTTATTGGTAAATATGGAAGCTAAAAGCTCTCATGAAAATGCTTAA
- a CDS encoding aminotransferase class V-fold PLP-dependent enzyme, whose protein sequence is MDYKKDFPAAWNITYFDSAALVLKPKVAIDAVNNYYQNISISSRTADTPLGNLVNSTINSVRQKVAHLIDATPQEVIFTSGTTESLNLIANMFEQILTQEDEILLSPYNHSSNMVPWIELANKIGAKVIISEDLLNSITLKTKIIAFAQENNTFNVPLDVENIYAKANEVGAYVINDCAQSISHQKNSLKNSHVIAFSCNKFYGPTGMGVLAIQEKLLKILKPTKFGGGSVNEISSAQSWTIKDTIYKFEPGTPNLAGFFMFDKSLDYFNSIGYKQTQVILNELSKYLHAQLKQLNNVEVFSQEGDYIALINVKNINAQDVATYLGSKGIYTIAGIFCAHYLRNIKPNYSYLRISLGIYNTKEDIDKLIYHLKNGGDFYGF, encoded by the coding sequence ATGGATTATAAAAAAGATTTTCCAGCTGCATGAAATATTACATATTTTGATTCAGCGGCTTTAGTACTTAAACCTAAAGTAGCAATTGATGCAGTAAATAATTATTACCAAAATATCTCCATTTCATCCCGCACAGCTGATACCCCTTTAGGGAATTTGGTTAATAGTACCATTAATTCAGTACGCCAAAAAGTTGCTCATTTAATTGACGCAACCCCTCAAGAAGTAATTTTTACCAGCGGAACTACTGAGTCATTGAATTTAATTGCTAATATGTTTGAACAAATTCTTACTCAAGAAGATGAAATTTTACTTAGTCCTTATAATCATTCTTCAAATATGGTTCCTTGAATTGAACTTGCTAACAAAATAGGGGCAAAAGTCATTATTAGTGAAGATTTACTTAATTCAATTACTTTAAAAACTAAAATTATTGCTTTTGCTCAAGAGAATAATACTTTTAATGTTCCTTTAGATGTGGAAAATATTTATGCAAAAGCAAATGAAGTTGGTGCTTATGTGATTAATGATTGTGCTCAAAGTATTTCGCATCAAAAAAATTCTTTAAAAAATTCTCATGTTATTGCTTTTAGTTGCAATAAGTTTTACGGGCCAACTGGAATGGGTGTTTTAGCAATTCAAGAAAAGTTATTAAAAATACTTAAACCCACAAAATTCGGTGGAGGATCTGTTAATGAAATCTCTTCAGCACAAAGTTGGACCATTAAAGATACTATTTACAAATTTGAGCCTGGGACTCCAAATTTAGCTGGTTTTTTTATGTTTGATAAATCACTGGATTATTTTAATAGTATCGGTTATAAGCAAACACAAGTAATTTTAAATGAGCTTAGTAAATACTTGCATGCACAATTAAAGCAGTTAAACAACGTTGAAGTTTTTTCGCAAGAAGGTGATTATATTGCCTTAATTAATGTAAAAAATATCAATGCTCAAGATGTAGCTACTTATTTAGGATCTAAAGGAATTTACACTATTGCAGGAATTTTTTGTGCTCATTATTTAAGAAACATTAAACCAAATTATTCATATTTACGCATTAGTTTAGGGATTTACAATACTAAAGAAGACATCGATAAATTGATTTATCATCTAAAAAATGGAGGTGATTTTTATGGATTTTAA
- a CDS encoding iron-sulfur cluster assembly scaffold protein — protein MDFNANKAREIIMNHYLDPENKKPLSVDDGEVFFSSTCSDKLILHTKFKDKKLIEASFDGHGCAIFIAASDILLSLLKNKNIDEIEQVLLIYQKFIMQEELSNEQINLLGDLWVFYNVKTHLNRTTCALLTAEKILKN, from the coding sequence ATGGATTTTAATGCTAATAAAGCTCGAGAAATTATTATGAATCATTATCTAGATCCTGAAAATAAAAAACCTTTAAGTGTTGATGATGGAGAGGTTTTTTTTAGCTCTACTTGTTCAGATAAATTAATTTTACACACAAAATTTAAGGACAAAAAACTAATTGAAGCTTCTTTTGATGGACATGGATGTGCGATTTTTATTGCTGCTAGCGATATTTTATTATCCCTTTTAAAAAACAAAAACATCGATGAAATTGAGCAAGTTCTTTTGATTTATCAAAAATTTATTATGCAAGAAGAACTTTCAAATGAGCAAATTAATTTACTAGGGGATTTATGAGTCTTTTACAATGTTAAAACACACTTAAATCGAACCACTTGTGCACTGCTAACTGCTGAAAAGATTTTAAAAAACTAA
- a CDS encoding Y-family DNA polymerase, with protein sequence MQKSFIFHIDFDSYFVSALRSIRPELKGKPVAVGKNGPEFLVTSVSYELRAKGVKTGMINYEILKIEPKTIFVEGHFDIFTTISTNIFKHLSKNYSSLISVVSIDECYLDVTDLVFSFEQAYKLAQKMQNEILELFDIPVTIGISYNCFFAKMTTNISKPFGIGMTTKDNYQSNFFNLEIENYYGIGKASAQKLRKLGINYIKDLVKEDLNHYQLKSVFGIIYRQWIANLNPNHYDRIVLKNSLPKGIGNEITFTSKNLDYEQILENLQKVVSLVILRCKRQMLVGNVLTLVVRHQNKKWQNKQQKLSQFTNDFNFIFTKAKELYLAHFSETKIIGIGIRINNLIFEFEQEKNFNLFEIASNKNFTKLNQLISQVNRKLNKPILYTMKEYNELKSLENKTNKFDLEGFTFKKR encoded by the coding sequence ATGCAAAAATCTTTTATTTTTCATATTGATTTTGATTCTTATTTTGTTAGTGCGTTGCGCTCAATTAGACCGGAATTAAAAGGAAAACCGGTTGCAGTTGGAAAAAATGGTCCTGAATTTCTTGTAACTTCAGTGAGTTATGAACTTCGGGCAAAAGGTGTTAAAACAGGCATGATTAATTATGAAATATTAAAAATTGAGCCTAAAACCATTTTTGTTGAAGGTCACTTTGATATTTTTACAACTATTTCCACAAATATTTTTAAACATTTAAGCAAAAATTATTCTTCATTAATTAGCGTTGTATCAATTGATGAATGCTATTTAGATGTCACTGATTTAGTTTTTAGTTTTGAGCAGGCTTATAAATTAGCTCAAAAAATGCAAAATGAAATTTTAGAGCTTTTTGATATTCCAGTAACAATTGGGATATCATATAATTGCTTTTTTGCTAAAATGACCACTAATATTTCCAAACCCTTTGGAATTGGAATGACCACTAAAGATAATTATCAAAGTAATTTTTTTAATTTAGAGATTGAAAATTATTATGGAATTGGAAAAGCATCTGCACAAAAATTAAGGAAATTAGGAATAAATTATATTAAAGATTTAGTTAAAGAAGATCTTAATCATTATCAATTAAAAAGTGTTTTTGGAATTATATATCGTCAATGAATCGCTAATTTAAATCCTAATCATTATGATCGAATTGTTTTAAAAAACTCACTTCCTAAAGGCATTGGTAACGAAATCACTTTTACTAGTAAAAATTTAGATTATGAACAAATTTTAGAAAATTTACAAAAAGTTGTTTCACTGGTGATTTTACGCTGCAAGCGACAAATGTTAGTTGGAAATGTACTAACTTTAGTGGTGCGCCATCAAAATAAAAAATGACAAAATAAGCAACAAAAACTTTCTCAATTTACCAATGATTTTAATTTTATTTTTACTAAAGCTAAAGAATTATATTTAGCACATTTTTCAGAGACAAAAATTATTGGAATTGGAATTAGGATTAATAATTTAATCTTTGAATTTGAGCAAGAAAAAAACTTTAATTTATTCGAAATTGCTAGCAATAAAAATTTTACTAAGTTAAATCAACTTATTTCTCAAGTTAATCGAAAATTAAATAAACCAATTTTATATACTATGAAAGAGTATAATGAACTTAAGAGTTTAGAAAATAAAACTAATAAATTTGATTTAGAAGGATTTACATTCAAAAAAAGATAA
- a CDS encoding nicotinate-nucleotide adenylyltransferase — protein sequence MKKIAIYGGSFDPIHKGHIAAARYVIEELQLDELYFVPANNSPFKTKSKNNNALHRVNMLRLVTEEKMFVSDFEIKRGGTSYTIDTVKYFAKKFPQDQLFLIIGSDHLPKLDKWKDIQKIAQLSKIVVLRRSKNINKINAKKYQAIILKNPLWDFSSTEFKKGYLDSVEDVIMDYIQENGLYLEKIIHSMLSALRAKHCISTGNFAAEMAKKFNISAKKAYVAGILHDIAKEWDEDQSRAFLAQYEPQYANVLKHELHQVCGYTWVKHAYKLKDHDILHAILVHTTLDDGTNERKISNLDKIIFISDKISPGRRFPGIQKLRQLAFEDLDATFEKVIQYVYEYNIQKGVKFSQRQQEIYRKYLK from the coding sequence ATGAAAAAAATCGCAATTTATGGTGGTAGTTTTGACCCGATTCATAAAGGTCATATTGCAGCTGCTAGATATGTCATCGAAGAACTTCAATTAGATGAACTTTATTTTGTACCGGCAAATAATTCCCCTTTTAAAACAAAATCAAAAAATAATAATGCTTTACATCGTGTTAATATGTTAAGGCTAGTAACTGAAGAAAAAATGTTTGTGAGTGATTTTGAAATTAAGCGAGGAGGAACTAGTTATACTATTGACACGGTTAAATATTTTGCTAAAAAATTTCCTCAAGACCAGTTATTTTTAATTATCGGAAGTGATCATTTACCTAAATTAGATAAATGAAAAGATATTCAAAAAATTGCTCAGCTATCTAAAATTGTGGTTTTACGCAGAAGCAAAAACATTAATAAAATTAATGCTAAAAAATATCAAGCCATTATTTTGAAAAATCCATTGTGAGATTTTTCATCCACAGAATTTAAAAAAGGATACTTAGATAGTGTTGAAGATGTGATTATGGATTATATTCAAGAAAACGGACTTTATTTAGAAAAAATTATTCATTCAATGTTGAGTGCTTTACGTGCAAAACACTGCATTAGTACTGGGAACTTTGCAGCTGAAATGGCTAAAAAATTTAACATTAGTGCAAAAAAAGCATATGTAGCCGGAATTTTACATGACATTGCTAAAGAATGAGACGAAGATCAATCACGAGCTTTTTTAGCTCAATACGAACCACAATATGCAAATGTTTTAAAACATGAATTGCATCAAGTGTGTGGATATACTTGAGTTAAGCATGCTTATAAATTAAAAGATCATGACATTTTACATGCAATTTTAGTGCATACAACTTTAGATGATGGAACTAATGAACGTAAAATAAGTAATTTAGATAAAATTATTTTTATTAGCGATAAAATTTCTCCAGGAAGACGCTTTCCAGGAATTCAAAAACTTCGTCAACTTGCTTTTGAAGATTTGGATGCAACATTTGAAAAAGTTATTCAGTATGTTTATGAATATAACATTCAAAAAGGAGTAAAATTTTCTCAAAGACAACAGGAAATATACAGAAAGTACCTTAAATAA
- a CDS encoding pseudouridine synthase has protein sequence MSVNLQRIQKLLSQAGIASRREAESFIKAGRVTINGKVAQLGDKATFKDEILVDKKPIAPEEHVYFVLNKPPKTVCTLKDNFNRTIVTDLIDTPYKIFPVGRLDYDTTGVLLLTNDGDLSNKLTHPSFEILRVYRARLNEPLSKEEFKRLNRPLMINKTLSKQQIIQADTKSYFVILHAGTYHHVKKIFESVNKLVINLKRVEYAGITVEKLPVGHYRKLTLKEIKNLKNLVRIKGEQNEK, from the coding sequence ATGTCAGTAAATTTACAAAGAATTCAAAAATTACTTTCTCAAGCAGGAATAGCTTCTCGTCGAGAAGCTGAAAGTTTTATCAAAGCAGGAAGAGTGACAATTAATGGAAAAGTGGCTCAACTTGGAGATAAAGCAACTTTTAAAGATGAAATTTTAGTTGATAAAAAACCAATTGCTCCTGAAGAACATGTTTATTTTGTTTTAAATAAGCCTCCAAAAACAGTATGTACTCTTAAAGATAATTTTAATCGCACCATTGTGACTGATTTAATTGATACTCCTTATAAAATATTTCCTGTTGGAAGATTAGATTATGACACTACTGGAGTTCTTTTACTTACAAATGATGGAGATTTATCTAATAAATTAACTCATCCTAGTTTTGAAATTTTGCGAGTTTATCGAGCAAGACTAAATGAACCGCTTAGTAAAGAGGAATTCAAAAGACTCAATCGACCTTTAATGATTAATAAAACTCTTTCTAAACAACAAATTATTCAAGCTGATACTAAAAGTTATTTTGTTATTTTGCATGCTGGAACTTATCATCATGTTAAGAAAATTTTTGAAAGTGTCAATAAACTTGTTATTAATTTAAAAAGAGTTGAATATGCAGGAATTACCGTTGAAAAACTACCAGTTGGACATTATCGTAAATTAACTTTAAAAGAAATTAAGAATTTAAAAAACCTAGTTCGTATCAAAGGAGAACAAAATGAAAAATAA
- a CDS encoding MAG0770 family lipoprotein, protein MKNKFKFWLIPTIIVGSVSFNIACTSDFDNASNDNLANIKIQAQGNLQEYNRYFDAINNFFENKNPQESENFAFYYKNIQAKAQQFVNALSEFNNLIKNQNVNFKLKKEISEQFFKQLNLQENEIKSYNDAFFRFNAINEELNLLALDRVFNVETNIFLNFKKYLGFFAADPKNSPLYDEWFSKNKLSEAQEEYKNKWYNPNFKTINYAQLGKKIQVDGKSVVEHTHAIGNVVKEWSVIVGDVKNSTALQQISNLIAYLNVHEKEINNLQISNILKIINGTFEQYKNASHQITNQFADSYPSSKLVGFFDENSNFQKLFNIWEKTNELYTNLKS, encoded by the coding sequence ATGAAAAATAAGTTTAAATTTTGACTAATTCCCACAATTATTGTTGGTTCTGTATCTTTTAATATTGCATGCACTAGTGATTTTGATAATGCAAGTAATGATAATTTAGCCAATATTAAGATTCAAGCTCAAGGTAATTTGCAAGAATATAATCGCTATTTTGATGCTATTAATAACTTTTTTGAAAATAAAAATCCTCAAGAAAGCGAAAATTTTGCCTTTTATTATAAAAATATTCAAGCTAAAGCTCAACAATTTGTCAATGCTCTAAGTGAATTTAATAATTTAATAAAAAACCAAAACGTTAATTTTAAGCTTAAAAAAGAAATTTCAGAACAGTTTTTTAAACAGTTAAACCTTCAAGAAAATGAAATCAAATCTTATAATGATGCCTTTTTTAGATTTAATGCTATTAATGAAGAGTTGAATTTACTTGCTTTAGATAGAGTTTTTAATGTTGAAACTAATATTTTTTTGAACTTTAAGAAATACTTAGGTTTTTTTGCTGCTGATCCTAAAAATTCACCACTTTATGATGAATGATTTTCGAAAAATAAACTATCAGAAGCTCAAGAAGAGTATAAAAACAAATGGTATAACCCAAATTTCAAAACTATTAATTATGCTCAACTTGGTAAAAAAATTCAAGTTGATGGAAAATCAGTTGTTGAACACACTCACGCAATTGGTAATGTTGTTAAAGAATGAAGTGTGATTGTTGGAGATGTTAAAAATTCAACTGCATTACAACAAATTAGTAATTTAATTGCTTATTTAAATGTTCACGAAAAAGAAATTAATAACTTACAAATATCAAATATTTTAAAAATAATTAATGGAACTTTTGAACAGTATAAAAACGCTTCACATCAAATAACTAATCAATTTGCTGATTCTTATCCATCAAGCAAATTAGTAGGATTTTTTGATGAAAATTCAAATTTTCAAAAATTATTTAATATTTGAGAAAAAACCAATGAACTATATACTAACTTAAAAAGTTAA
- a CDS encoding CYTH domain-containing protein has protein sequence MKRKWLVGSLLTVVPVIGGGAGIFYYFNYYKPAADAKKQKLPESQQSSQDSGILNKNTITNPPLLNNPNIPPKQLEDEEKELNDFLNKETLNSEKEKHDFIKSQNIKEESDNHLVLNLYLDQVNKPKKGRGSKEEFIKEIANILNYVDSKNYDDNLKVTINLTVDKPNSKGKNSQTIRQKNTKTYTVNEFFRRSPLQKIFDKLSFLKGLKTPSFSLITLKKYLTKIKTALIFFLSKRLDIFTLLLNYLLGN, from the coding sequence ATGAAAAGGAAATGATTAGTAGGATCATTGCTAACAGTAGTGCCTGTAATTGGTGGAGGAGCTGGTATTTTTTACTATTTTAATTACTATAAACCAGCAGCTGATGCTAAAAAACAAAAATTACCAGAATCTCAACAATCATCACAAGATTCAGGAATTTTAAATAAAAATACTATTACCAATCCACCTCTTTTAAATAATCCAAATATTCCACCAAAACAATTAGAAGATGAAGAAAAGGAACTTAATGATTTTTTAAATAAAGAAACATTAAATTCTGAAAAAGAAAAGCATGATTTTATCAAAAGCCAAAATATTAAGGAAGAAAGTGATAATCATCTTGTATTAAATCTTTATTTAGATCAAGTTAACAAACCAAAAAAAGGAAGAGGATCTAAAGAAGAATTTATCAAAGAAATAGCTAATATCTTAAATTATGTTGATTCAAAAAATTATGATGATAATTTAAAAGTTACTATTAATTTAACAGTTGATAAACCAAATTCTAAAGGTAAAAATTCTCAAACTATTCGTCAAAAAAATACCAAAACATATACTGTTAATGAATTTTTTAGACGCTCACCACTTCAGAAAATTTTTGATAAATTATCTTTTTTAAAAGGTCTAAAAACACCTAGTTTTTCACTAATAACATTAAAAAAATATTTAACAAAAATTAAAACAGCTTTAATATTTTTCTTAAGCAAAAGATTAGATATATTTACTTTACTATTAAATTATCTTTTAGGTAATTAA